The following coding sequences are from one Carassius auratus strain Wakin chromosome 15, ASM336829v1, whole genome shotgun sequence window:
- the LOC113115220 gene encoding prolyl 4-hydroxylase subunit alpha-3-like isoform X3, translated as MSPYVSLLILVYVVNISDKSFGEMFTSVMSVKQAVFAERQLIDYLRSYLENEMQRLDDIKRFFSRVTSLHSGIYHEPSATIANPIVAFKLVKRLKSEWMNVVHSNEAEENIDALREGYRRMEGSLPKLEDLQGAAQGLMRLQDVYDLRVEGLVRGHFQQITNGDPVDIYKPPVSDTLSGDDCFLVGKVAYDLEDYYHSVQWFEEAVRLFRGTEWSPENEGTLEDALDHLAFSHFKTGNISFALSVSQELLLHDPVNSRVHFNVKKYEKLLDESPPVKNQGLVLKRPDSTYLRTRNVYEKLCQTKGSQPKHFENPRLFCDFFTNGNPGLLLQPIKRELISLHPYLVLFHSFVTRAEAKSIREYAIPGLRRSVVASGVNQSTAEYRISKSAWLKESPHGVVGKVDRRITMVTGLNVQPPYAEYLQVVNYGIGGHYEPHFDHATSNSSPLYRLKTGNRVATFMIYLSSVEAGGYTAFIYANFSVPVVENSLGDWTVISGFQ; from the exons ATGTCTCCATACGTTAGTCTCTTAATACTTGTATACGTAGTTAATATATCTGACAAATCGTTCGGTGAGATGTTCACTTCAGTGATGAGCGTGAAGCAAGCTGTTTTCGCAGAAAGACAGCTCATCGATTATTTAAGATCTTATTTAGAAAACGAAATGCAAAGACTTGATGATATTAAAAG GTTCTTCTCAAGAGTCACGTCATTGCACAGTGGGATATACCATGAGCCATCAGCTACCATAGCTAATCCAATTGTTGCATTCAAACTGGTCAAAAGACTCAAGTCTGAATGGATGAATGTTGTCCATAGCAATGAAGCCGAAGAAAATATTGACG CCCTTAGGGAGGGCTACAGGAGAATGGAAGGCAGCTTACCCAAACTGGAAGACCTTCAGGGAGCAGCGCAGGGGCTGATGAGACTTCAGGATGTGTATGATCTACGTGTGGAGGGCCTTGTGCGAGGTCACTTCCAGCAAATCACAAATGGAGATCCTGTTGATATTTACAAACCTCCTGTGTCTGATACGCTATCTGGGGATGATTGCTTCCTTGTTGGAAAG GTGGCCTATGATTTGGAAGATTATTACCATTCTGTGCAATGGTTTGAGGAGGCAGTTCGTCTCTTTCGAGGAACAGAATGGAGTCCAGAAAATGAAGGCACACTTGAAGATGCCCTTGACCATCTAGCTTTCTCTCATTTTAAG aCCGGAAACATATCTTTTGCTCTCAGTGTCTCCCAGGAACTATTGCTTCATG ATCCTGTGAACAGTAGGGTGCATTTCAACGTGAAGAAGTATGAGAAGCTCCTAGATGAAAGTCCGCCTGTTAAAAACCAGGGTTTGGTTTTGAAAAGGCCTGACTCCACCTATCTAAGGACCAGGAATGTCTATGAGAAGCTGTGTCAAACAAAAGGTTCTCAG CCAAAGCATTTTGAGAACCCCAGGTTGTTCTGTGACTTTTTCACCAATGGCAACCCTGGCCTACTTCTGCAACCAATTAAAAGAGAGCTAATCAGCCTGCACCCTTATCTTGTACTCTTCCATAGCTTTGTTACCCGAGCTGAAGCTAAAAGCATCAGAGAATATGCCATTCCAGGG CTCAGAAGATCAGTGGTGGCATCAGGAGTGAATCAGTCCACTGCGGAATATCGCATCAGCAAGAG TGCATGGCTTAAAGAATCACCCCATGGAGTTGTGGGCAAAGTGGACCGGCGCATCACTATGGTCACTGGGTTGAATGTGCAGCCTCCTTATGCTGAATATCTTCAAGTTGTAAATTATGGCATTGGAGGACACTATGAACCTCATTTTGACCATGCCACC tcTAACTCTAGTCCATTGTACAGACTAAAAACTGGGAATCGTGTGGCTACATTCATGATATAT TTGAGCTCTGTGGAAGCAGGAGGATACACAGCGTTTATTTACGCTAACTTCAGTGTTCCTGTAGTGGAG aactcccttggtgattggacagtcatctcaggctTCCAGTGA